One Bos indicus x Bos taurus breed Angus x Brahman F1 hybrid chromosome 6, Bos_hybrid_MaternalHap_v2.0, whole genome shotgun sequence genomic window carries:
- the LOC113894779 gene encoding uncharacterized protein LOC113894779 has protein sequence MSLQLLAFICLQELEHSTWPLESRQVEERDQTGRRGCAAPSPHRLWNSHPLPTHGPTLLLGDRYQPARSGRRSRPTGAGHPGSPGRGLGRQPGGTDTGAADTGTRRADATASSPPAPVSSPSPGGRARAGREPGGSVRAAAARPGGSRGRGARRSERTSPRRARRSSPAAAPARCRPRSRTRAREGRGRPRAAPPDSRHRVAPERRPNGGAAATRGGRGPGKQHPADARSPREPPGTRQSSPRHPPPETWNADSRGGAHGQDKFLAV, from the exons ATGTCGCTCCAGTTGTTGGCCTTCATCTGTCTTCAAGAGCTGGAACACAGCACGTGGCCTTTAGAAAGCCGGCAAGTCGAG GAGCGCGACCAGACTGGACGACGAGGGTGCGCCGCACCTTCCCCGCACCGCCTCTGGAACTCACACCCACTTCCCACACACGGCCCAACCCTTCTCCTTGGCGACCGCTACCAACCTGCCCGCAGTGGCCGTCGGAGCCGGCCGACCGGGGCGGGACACCCAGGGTCCCCAGGCCGAGGGCTGGGCAGGCAGCCGGGCGGAACAGACACGGGCGCAGCAGACACGGGCACAAGGCGGGCGGATGCAACCGCCTCCAGCCCCCCGGCTCCCgtctcctccccttccccggGCGGGCGGGCGCGCGCGGGCCGGGAGCCGGGAGGCAGTGtgagggcggcggcggcgcggccgGGCGGGTCCCGGGGCCGCGGAGCGCGTCGGAGCGAGCGCACGAGTCCCCGGCGCGCCCGCCGCTCTAGCCCCGCGGCCGCTCCCGCCCGGTGCCGCCCGCGCTCCCGGACCCGGGCGCGCGAGGGGAGGGGCCGCCCGCGCGCCGCCCCGCCCGACTCCCGGCACCGCGTCGCCCCCGAGCGCCGCCCGAACGGCGGGGCGGCCGCGACCCGCGGAGGCCGAGGACCCGGGAAGCAGCATCCCGCGGACGCCCGCAGCCCGAGGGAACCGCCAGGGACCCGGCAGTCCTCGCCCAGACACCCGCCCCCGGAGACTTGGAACGCGGACTCCAGAGGCGGCGCGCACGGTCAGGACAAGTTTCTCGCGGTTTAA